The Sporosarcina sp. Te-1 DNA window TACCGACCCGCAAATATTCAACGTCATCTCGATATTGGGGACCCCACACTTCGGACAGCAGCGTTTCATGTTGAACAACCTTGTCCAAATTGAGCGCTAAGATCTCCAATAGCAGGAACTCTGTCTGGGTGAATTTTAATTCTTCCCCGTCAATCCAAACTCGTTTGCTGCCCACGTCCACTTGAATGGAGCCTGTCTCAATAATAGAGGAGGCGCTTACGGTACCTTCAGTAAGGGCTGGCTGGCTTCTACGCAGGACGGCATTCACTCGGGCGAAAAGCTCATCCAATGAAAAAGGCTTGGTCAAATAGTCATCTGCTCCGAGATTCAAGCCATTGACTTTATCTTTCGGATTGCTTCGTGCTGTCAGCATAATAATGGGCGTATGTGAAAACTTCCGGAGTTCTTTGAGCACGTAAAAGCCATCTTTTCCCGGCATCATGATATCAAGTAATATCAAGTCTGGAGAAATCAGATCATAATTCTCAAGCAGTTCTTCTCCTGAAGACGCCGTCACTACGTCATATCCAACCGAGCGTAAATTCGCTGAGATGAAACGTAGAATTTTTGCTTCGTCATCTACGACACATATTTTTTGTTTCATCCCTTACCACCCTCTCTTAACGGAAAGTAAAGTGTAAACGTACTGCCTTTACCAGGCGTGCTGTCAGCTTCGATTTTCCCTTCATGAGCTTCCATGATTCCCTCACAAATCGACAAACCGAGACCTGTGCCGCCTGAGCGTCGTGTCGCAGTCACGTCGACTTGATAGAAGCGGTTAAAGATTTTTTGCAAATGCTCCTTCGATATCCCAATCCCGTTATCGGAAACAGCGATTGTCAGCCAATCACCCTTCTTTTCGAGTGTAACGTCAATCTGTTTTTTCGGATGATCATTATAACGGAGCGCATTCGTGAACAAATTGACCAACACTTGCTGCACGCGTGTTTTATCAGCATAGAAGAATAAGTAATCCTCCGCTTTGTTATGAAACTCGATTTTCACATTTTCCTTCAATACATACGGAATCAGTTCAATTGATTTCTCAATGACATGATCCGCTCGAATCATATTGCGCTCGATATACATGGAGCCGGATTCGATTTTTGAAATATCCATCCAATCGTCTACCAATTGCTGAATGCGTTCGATATCCTCATGTACCCCTTCCAGCAATTCTCGCTGGAAATCTGGTTCCCACTCGACATTATCCCGCAGCAATGTCTCGACACTTCCCCGGATGTTTGTAATTGGTGTTTTGAACTCGTGTGACGTCAAAGAGATGAGGTTGTTTTTCAGTGTGTCAATTTCCTCTTCTTTCGTAATATCACGGATGAGCAGCCCTTCTCCAATCTTTTCTTCATCAGAAACGACAGAGAACTTATGGAGCATGTAGAAATCCGTATCACCGGTTTTCGTCTTGTGCTCAAGCTTCAGTTCATTATTTCCACCCTTAAAATAAGAGATTAATTCCTCTTCGGTAATATCAAATATGGTACTAAGCCGTTTTAAGACATCCGACAACCGTCTGAGCTCCACATTCAATCCATCGCCATCAATTACATTCAAGAAAGACTCATTGACGTAGTCCACTTGGTAATCATTGTTCAGCAGCATAATCCCTTCGGACATACTTTCAAGAACCGCGTCCAGCTCTGCATGCTTATTGCGATAGCGTTCAAAAAGCAGTTTATTCTGCATCATAATAGCAAGAGATCTTGAAAAAGTTTGCAGGAAAGACTGTTCTTTTGGCTCTATTGTCTGCCCTTCCAATAAATCAATAATTAAATAGCCATTCGGCAGTTCACTCAGAATAATTGGTTCGATGCGCTGGTTCGTGCCTTGTACATGCTTTTCCATGTATTCCTGCAAGCTTATGTTTTTATAAATCTGCTCTCGCGTCACAGCCAACTCACGGAACCATATATGCACTGAAAAAGGAACCGTCGGCTCCATTTTTTGTAGACATAATTGGATAAAGTGAGGTAAATCCACTTCGGAAGACACAGGTGTAATCAGTTTGTTCACTGCTAGCAGTTCCGCATTCCGCGTCTCTAAATTGGCAGTTCGCTCTTGTACGCGAGCTTCAAGGCGCGTGTTCAACTCCATTAATTCCGCACGGTTTTCCTCGATTTCGAATAGCATTTCATTGAAATGGGAAAGTAGGTCTGTCATTTCCTGCGGCCCTTCAATCTGTTCTGCAATTTGTACAGGCTGATTGGACTTGTAGCTCGCTGAATATCGTTTAATGGTATCGAGCAGATTGCGA harbors:
- a CDS encoding response regulator transcription factor, with protein sequence MKQKICVVDDEAKILRFISANLRSVGYDVVTASSGEELLENYDLISPDLILLDIMMPGKDGFYVLKELRKFSHTPIIMLTARSNPKDKVNGLNLGADDYLTKPFSLDELFARVNAVLRRSQPALTEGTVSASSIIETGSIQVDVGSKRVWIDGEELKFTQTEFLLLEILALNLDKVVQHETLLSEVWGPQYRDDVEYLRVGIARIRRKIKERLKEPEEYIITYPGLGYMLKSVAKIRQG
- a CDS encoding sensor histidine kinase, coding for MKKIQSRSFRKELSYSFLAIGLTTIISLGIFQFFQLSSLIKDNQDSQTKVTEFLDDNIESYMEQHGSVIETMSSIIAPALEAGDMQKIEELLGDVKSHYPGFVNMYVGDSHGESLVFYPPVYTDGASREHIDFSDRTYYKELLKTKRQVVSHVFHGRGGTDTLLVAIVSPIFNSDGQMQGYILGAIDLHALEKYVSTRISGDANYAVLLDQDNNVIIHPDIDTKTNMVSMKDSKIVQTINQSKGDTVNSLTIKEEGREKEFITYTKTPNLGWTLWIANPSTLIMKPLKDAAITILWFIPLTALLVVLASLYLSARLERTIRNLLDTIKRYSASYKSNQPVQIAEQIEGPQEMTDLLSHFNEMLFEIEENRAELMELNTRLEARVQERTANLETRNAELLAVNKLITPVSSEVDLPHFIQLCLQKMEPTVPFSVHIWFRELAVTREQIYKNISLQEYMEKHVQGTNQRIEPIILSELPNGYLIIDLLEGQTIEPKEQSFLQTFSRSLAIMMQNKLLFERYRNKHAELDAVLESMSEGIMLLNNDYQVDYVNESFLNVIDGDGLNVELRRLSDVLKRLSTIFDITEEELISYFKGGNNELKLEHKTKTGDTDFYMLHKFSVVSDEEKIGEGLLIRDITKEEEIDTLKNNLISLTSHEFKTPITNIRGSVETLLRDNVEWEPDFQRELLEGVHEDIERIQQLVDDWMDISKIESGSMYIERNMIRADHVIEKSIELIPYVLKENVKIEFHNKAEDYLFFYADKTRVQQVLVNLFTNALRYNDHPKKQIDVTLEKKGDWLTIAVSDNGIGISKEHLQKIFNRFYQVDVTATRRSGGTGLGLSICEGIMEAHEGKIEADSTPGKGSTFTLYFPLREGGKG